A genomic region of Colletes latitarsis isolate SP2378_abdomen chromosome 7, iyColLati1, whole genome shotgun sequence contains the following coding sequences:
- the LOC143343710 gene encoding ribosomal protein S6 kinase alpha-5 isoform X2 gives MENAMQPPLPPPPPPSEILGNTSTEQTVTHVLTFVNLEDSGGQRVDMTHFDLLKVLGTGAYGKVFLVRKRTGTDAGRLYAMKVLKKASIVQKKKTTEHTKTERQVLEAVRDSPFLVTLHYAFQTDAKLHLILDYVSGGELFTHLYQREHFTEDEVRIYIGEVILALEHLHKLGIIYRDIKLENILLDREGHIVLTDFGLSKEFLPHERDSNARAYSFCGTIEYMAPEVVRGGSAGHDIAVDWWSVGVLTYELLTGASPFTVEGEKNTQQDISRRILKTDPPIPSHLSPTVQDFILRLLVKDPRQRLGGGPDDARELKDHSFFRKASPPFNWQTLERRQIPPPFVPRIAHELDTSNFSDEFTKMIAADSPAVVPPNYDKIFRGYSYVAPSVLFGDNVVSKDIFKEATKASTESQRPSASDVLAARFEESTFFQTYELDPREEALGDGSFSVCRKCRHRKTQQEFAVKIVSRRIDCGREANLLRTCQGHPNVVKLVEVHQDRAHTYLVMELLSGGELLRRPRPFTEQQAGRIMRHLASAVRFMHSRGVVHRDLKPENIVFAHDGEDSSVKIVDFGFARVKRGCEPLHTPCFTLPYAAPEVVARQGYDQSCDLWSLGAILYSMLSGKPLFRTGSPDLATRIRAGEIDFDSEAWSHVSNLAKQVAKGLLTVDPTKRLTASGLANHAWLAESSTSIDVITLDVNTTASFLEKPEGFRLREVDGARLAQRRKLHKRSTSSSVSSSASTASSSPSVLLLRPPSAATNPATSASPAQPSAFDFGEDKVNEYLSSLSSSSDSNSPRITQQDTPKKRRKRDDDEDESQSKRHKRNADSGIHKSRIGPVTRSRKRKLEEQTGNGDGGSTESSETSCGDSRDLHRKQKAGKRPKRLATIIVE, from the exons TAAACCTGGAAGACAGCGGGGGCCAGAGGGTAGATATGACGCACTTTGATTTGTTGAAAGTCCTTGGAACTGGAG CTTACGGAAAGGTGTTCCTGGTGCGAAAGAGAACGGGCACCGACGCTGGTCGTCTTTACGCCATGAAAGTCCTGAAGAAAGCGTCCATCGTGCAAAAGAAGAAGACGACGGAGCACACGAAGACGGAGAGACAAGTTCTGGAGGCCGTTCGAGACAGTCCTTTTTTAGTAACGTTGCATTACGCCTTTCAGACGGATGCGAAGCTCCATTTGATTTTAG AttatgtcagcggcggggagttgTTTACACATTTGTATCAACGAGAACACTTCACCGAGGACGAAGTGCGAATTTATATCGGAGAGGTTATTTTGGCGCTAGAGCATCTGCACAAA CTCGGAATTATTTACAGGGACATTAAATTAGAAAACATTCTGTTGGACAGAGAAGGGCATATCGTGTTAACAGATTTCGGGCTGAGCAAAGAGTTTCTGCCGCACGAACGGGACAGCAACGCTCGTGCTTACTCCTTTTGCGGAACTATCGAGTACATGGCACCGGAAGTGGTACGAGGGGGCTCCGCGGGCCACGATATT GCGGTGGACTGGTGGAGCGTGGGCGTGCTCACGTACGAGTTGCTGACTGGCGCGTCTCCTTTTACGGTCGAGGGAGAAAAGAACACCCAGCAGGATATCTCGCGAAGAATACTGAAGACGGATCCACCCATCCCCAGCCACCTGAGTCCCACCGTACAAGATTTTATCCTACGTTTGCTGGTGAAGGATCCGCGACAGAGGCTCGGCGGAGGTCCCGACGACGCCAGAGAGTTAAAGGATCATTCGTTCTTTAGAAAAGCATCGCCTCCGTTCAACTGGCAGACCCTGGAGAGACGACAGATCCCACCGCCCTTCGTTCCTCGCATTGCCCACGAGCTGGACACCAGCAACTTCTCCGACGAGTTCACCAAAATGATAGCCGCGGATAGTCCGGCGGTCGTGCCACCCAATTACGACAAGATCTTCAGAGGTTACTCGTACGTGGCGCCCTCTGTTCTCTTCGGCGACAACGTGGTCAGCAAGGACATCTTCAAAGAAGCGACCAAAGCCAGCACAGAGTCCCAGCGACCGTCCGCGTCGGACGTGCTGGCCGCCAGATTCGAGGAATCCACCTTCTTCCAGACCTACGAGCTGGACCCGCGCGAAGAGGCGCTCGGCGACGGGAGTTTCTCGGTCTGTCGCAAGTGCAGGCATCGGAAAACGCAGCAGGAGTTCGCTGTGAAGATCGTCAGTCGCAGGATCGACTGTGGACGGGAGGCCAACTTGCTGAGGACCTGCCAGGGCCATCCGAACGTGGTGAAGCTGGTCGAGGTCCATCAGGACAGGGCTCACACGTACCTGGTGATGGAGTTGTTATCCGGGGGCGAACTGTTGCGCAGGCCGCGACCCTTCACGGAGCAACAGGCCGGCAGGATAATGCGACACCTGGCGTCCGCTGTGCGCTTCATGCACTCGCGAGGCGTGGTGCACAGAGATCTGAAACCCGAGAACATAGTCTTCGCTCACGATGGCGAGGACTCCTCGGTAAAGATCGTAGACTTTGGATTCGCCAGGGTGAAACGTGGCTGCGAGCCTCTGCACACGCCCTGTTTCACGCTTCCGTACGCCGCGCCGGAAGTGGTGGCCCGACAAGGCTACGACCAGAGCTGCGACCTCTGGAGCCTCGGGGCCATCCTGTACTCCATGCTGTCGGGGAAGCCACTGTTTAGAACAGGCTCCCCGGACCTGGCCACCAGGATCAGAGCGGGTGAGATCGATTTCGACAGCGAGGCGTGGAGCCACGTGTCCAACCTCGCGAAACAGGTCGCCAAGGGTCTGTTGACCGTCGACCCGACCAAAAGACTGACAGCGAGCGGGTTAGCCAATCACGCGTGGCTGGCCGAATCCAGTACTTCCATTGACGTGATCACGTTGGATGTCAACACGACCGCCAGCTTCCTCGAGAAGCCGGAAGGTTTCAGGCTGCGCGAGGTGGACGGCGCGCGGCTAGCGCAGAGGAGGAAGCTGCACAAACGGTCCACTTCCAGCTCCGTGTCCTCCTCCGCGTCCACGGCTTCCTCCAGCCCGTCTGTTCTGCTCCTGCGACCGCCCAGCGCGGCGACGAACCCCGCCACCTCAGCCTCCCCAGCCCAACCGAGCGCCTTCGATTTCGGCGAGGACAAGGTCAACGAGTACCTCAGCTCCCTGTCGTCCTCCTCCGACTCCAACTCGCCGAGGATCACGCAACAGGACACCCCGAAGAAACGACGCAAGCgcgacgacgacgaggacgaGTCCCAATCGAAACGTCACAAGAGGAACGCGGACAGCGGGATCCACAAGAGCAGAATCGGTCCCGTGACCAGGTCCAGAAAGCGAAAACTGGAGGAACAGACCGGAAATGGCGACGGCGGTTCGACGGAGTCGAGCGAGACCTCGTGCGGCGACTCCAGGGACCTCCATCGGAAACAGAAGGCTGGGAAGCGGCCCAAACGACTCGCCACTATCATAGTGGAGTAA
- the LOC143343710 gene encoding ribosomal protein S6 kinase alpha-5 isoform X1 translates to MLKCCASPTTMKNPEHESGYFEDGSDVETAVEETIVTEERKYGSASYCLAKAIHSLDVRDSSEPVSDDYEDKFNRVNLEDSGGQRVDMTHFDLLKVLGTGAYGKVFLVRKRTGTDAGRLYAMKVLKKASIVQKKKTTEHTKTERQVLEAVRDSPFLVTLHYAFQTDAKLHLILDYVSGGELFTHLYQREHFTEDEVRIYIGEVILALEHLHKLGIIYRDIKLENILLDREGHIVLTDFGLSKEFLPHERDSNARAYSFCGTIEYMAPEVVRGGSAGHDIAVDWWSVGVLTYELLTGASPFTVEGEKNTQQDISRRILKTDPPIPSHLSPTVQDFILRLLVKDPRQRLGGGPDDARELKDHSFFRKASPPFNWQTLERRQIPPPFVPRIAHELDTSNFSDEFTKMIAADSPAVVPPNYDKIFRGYSYVAPSVLFGDNVVSKDIFKEATKASTESQRPSASDVLAARFEESTFFQTYELDPREEALGDGSFSVCRKCRHRKTQQEFAVKIVSRRIDCGREANLLRTCQGHPNVVKLVEVHQDRAHTYLVMELLSGGELLRRPRPFTEQQAGRIMRHLASAVRFMHSRGVVHRDLKPENIVFAHDGEDSSVKIVDFGFARVKRGCEPLHTPCFTLPYAAPEVVARQGYDQSCDLWSLGAILYSMLSGKPLFRTGSPDLATRIRAGEIDFDSEAWSHVSNLAKQVAKGLLTVDPTKRLTASGLANHAWLAESSTSIDVITLDVNTTASFLEKPEGFRLREVDGARLAQRRKLHKRSTSSSVSSSASTASSSPSVLLLRPPSAATNPATSASPAQPSAFDFGEDKVNEYLSSLSSSSDSNSPRITQQDTPKKRRKRDDDEDESQSKRHKRNADSGIHKSRIGPVTRSRKRKLEEQTGNGDGGSTESSETSCGDSRDLHRKQKAGKRPKRLATIIVE, encoded by the exons TAAACCTGGAAGACAGCGGGGGCCAGAGGGTAGATATGACGCACTTTGATTTGTTGAAAGTCCTTGGAACTGGAG CTTACGGAAAGGTGTTCCTGGTGCGAAAGAGAACGGGCACCGACGCTGGTCGTCTTTACGCCATGAAAGTCCTGAAGAAAGCGTCCATCGTGCAAAAGAAGAAGACGACGGAGCACACGAAGACGGAGAGACAAGTTCTGGAGGCCGTTCGAGACAGTCCTTTTTTAGTAACGTTGCATTACGCCTTTCAGACGGATGCGAAGCTCCATTTGATTTTAG AttatgtcagcggcggggagttgTTTACACATTTGTATCAACGAGAACACTTCACCGAGGACGAAGTGCGAATTTATATCGGAGAGGTTATTTTGGCGCTAGAGCATCTGCACAAA CTCGGAATTATTTACAGGGACATTAAATTAGAAAACATTCTGTTGGACAGAGAAGGGCATATCGTGTTAACAGATTTCGGGCTGAGCAAAGAGTTTCTGCCGCACGAACGGGACAGCAACGCTCGTGCTTACTCCTTTTGCGGAACTATCGAGTACATGGCACCGGAAGTGGTACGAGGGGGCTCCGCGGGCCACGATATT GCGGTGGACTGGTGGAGCGTGGGCGTGCTCACGTACGAGTTGCTGACTGGCGCGTCTCCTTTTACGGTCGAGGGAGAAAAGAACACCCAGCAGGATATCTCGCGAAGAATACTGAAGACGGATCCACCCATCCCCAGCCACCTGAGTCCCACCGTACAAGATTTTATCCTACGTTTGCTGGTGAAGGATCCGCGACAGAGGCTCGGCGGAGGTCCCGACGACGCCAGAGAGTTAAAGGATCATTCGTTCTTTAGAAAAGCATCGCCTCCGTTCAACTGGCAGACCCTGGAGAGACGACAGATCCCACCGCCCTTCGTTCCTCGCATTGCCCACGAGCTGGACACCAGCAACTTCTCCGACGAGTTCACCAAAATGATAGCCGCGGATAGTCCGGCGGTCGTGCCACCCAATTACGACAAGATCTTCAGAGGTTACTCGTACGTGGCGCCCTCTGTTCTCTTCGGCGACAACGTGGTCAGCAAGGACATCTTCAAAGAAGCGACCAAAGCCAGCACAGAGTCCCAGCGACCGTCCGCGTCGGACGTGCTGGCCGCCAGATTCGAGGAATCCACCTTCTTCCAGACCTACGAGCTGGACCCGCGCGAAGAGGCGCTCGGCGACGGGAGTTTCTCGGTCTGTCGCAAGTGCAGGCATCGGAAAACGCAGCAGGAGTTCGCTGTGAAGATCGTCAGTCGCAGGATCGACTGTGGACGGGAGGCCAACTTGCTGAGGACCTGCCAGGGCCATCCGAACGTGGTGAAGCTGGTCGAGGTCCATCAGGACAGGGCTCACACGTACCTGGTGATGGAGTTGTTATCCGGGGGCGAACTGTTGCGCAGGCCGCGACCCTTCACGGAGCAACAGGCCGGCAGGATAATGCGACACCTGGCGTCCGCTGTGCGCTTCATGCACTCGCGAGGCGTGGTGCACAGAGATCTGAAACCCGAGAACATAGTCTTCGCTCACGATGGCGAGGACTCCTCGGTAAAGATCGTAGACTTTGGATTCGCCAGGGTGAAACGTGGCTGCGAGCCTCTGCACACGCCCTGTTTCACGCTTCCGTACGCCGCGCCGGAAGTGGTGGCCCGACAAGGCTACGACCAGAGCTGCGACCTCTGGAGCCTCGGGGCCATCCTGTACTCCATGCTGTCGGGGAAGCCACTGTTTAGAACAGGCTCCCCGGACCTGGCCACCAGGATCAGAGCGGGTGAGATCGATTTCGACAGCGAGGCGTGGAGCCACGTGTCCAACCTCGCGAAACAGGTCGCCAAGGGTCTGTTGACCGTCGACCCGACCAAAAGACTGACAGCGAGCGGGTTAGCCAATCACGCGTGGCTGGCCGAATCCAGTACTTCCATTGACGTGATCACGTTGGATGTCAACACGACCGCCAGCTTCCTCGAGAAGCCGGAAGGTTTCAGGCTGCGCGAGGTGGACGGCGCGCGGCTAGCGCAGAGGAGGAAGCTGCACAAACGGTCCACTTCCAGCTCCGTGTCCTCCTCCGCGTCCACGGCTTCCTCCAGCCCGTCTGTTCTGCTCCTGCGACCGCCCAGCGCGGCGACGAACCCCGCCACCTCAGCCTCCCCAGCCCAACCGAGCGCCTTCGATTTCGGCGAGGACAAGGTCAACGAGTACCTCAGCTCCCTGTCGTCCTCCTCCGACTCCAACTCGCCGAGGATCACGCAACAGGACACCCCGAAGAAACGACGCAAGCgcgacgacgacgaggacgaGTCCCAATCGAAACGTCACAAGAGGAACGCGGACAGCGGGATCCACAAGAGCAGAATCGGTCCCGTGACCAGGTCCAGAAAGCGAAAACTGGAGGAACAGACCGGAAATGGCGACGGCGGTTCGACGGAGTCGAGCGAGACCTCGTGCGGCGACTCCAGGGACCTCCATCGGAAACAGAAGGCTGGGAAGCGGCCCAAACGACTCGCCACTATCATAGTGGAGTAA
- the LOC143343710 gene encoding ribosomal protein S6 kinase alpha-5 isoform X3 has translation MTHFDLLKVLGTGAYGKVFLVRKRTGTDAGRLYAMKVLKKASIVQKKKTTEHTKTERQVLEAVRDSPFLVTLHYAFQTDAKLHLILDYVSGGELFTHLYQREHFTEDEVRIYIGEVILALEHLHKLGIIYRDIKLENILLDREGHIVLTDFGLSKEFLPHERDSNARAYSFCGTIEYMAPEVVRGGSAGHDIAVDWWSVGVLTYELLTGASPFTVEGEKNTQQDISRRILKTDPPIPSHLSPTVQDFILRLLVKDPRQRLGGGPDDARELKDHSFFRKASPPFNWQTLERRQIPPPFVPRIAHELDTSNFSDEFTKMIAADSPAVVPPNYDKIFRGYSYVAPSVLFGDNVVSKDIFKEATKASTESQRPSASDVLAARFEESTFFQTYELDPREEALGDGSFSVCRKCRHRKTQQEFAVKIVSRRIDCGREANLLRTCQGHPNVVKLVEVHQDRAHTYLVMELLSGGELLRRPRPFTEQQAGRIMRHLASAVRFMHSRGVVHRDLKPENIVFAHDGEDSSVKIVDFGFARVKRGCEPLHTPCFTLPYAAPEVVARQGYDQSCDLWSLGAILYSMLSGKPLFRTGSPDLATRIRAGEIDFDSEAWSHVSNLAKQVAKGLLTVDPTKRLTASGLANHAWLAESSTSIDVITLDVNTTASFLEKPEGFRLREVDGARLAQRRKLHKRSTSSSVSSSASTASSSPSVLLLRPPSAATNPATSASPAQPSAFDFGEDKVNEYLSSLSSSSDSNSPRITQQDTPKKRRKRDDDEDESQSKRHKRNADSGIHKSRIGPVTRSRKRKLEEQTGNGDGGSTESSETSCGDSRDLHRKQKAGKRPKRLATIIVE, from the exons ATGACGCACTTTGATTTGTTGAAAGTCCTTGGAACTGGAG CTTACGGAAAGGTGTTCCTGGTGCGAAAGAGAACGGGCACCGACGCTGGTCGTCTTTACGCCATGAAAGTCCTGAAGAAAGCGTCCATCGTGCAAAAGAAGAAGACGACGGAGCACACGAAGACGGAGAGACAAGTTCTGGAGGCCGTTCGAGACAGTCCTTTTTTAGTAACGTTGCATTACGCCTTTCAGACGGATGCGAAGCTCCATTTGATTTTAG AttatgtcagcggcggggagttgTTTACACATTTGTATCAACGAGAACACTTCACCGAGGACGAAGTGCGAATTTATATCGGAGAGGTTATTTTGGCGCTAGAGCATCTGCACAAA CTCGGAATTATTTACAGGGACATTAAATTAGAAAACATTCTGTTGGACAGAGAAGGGCATATCGTGTTAACAGATTTCGGGCTGAGCAAAGAGTTTCTGCCGCACGAACGGGACAGCAACGCTCGTGCTTACTCCTTTTGCGGAACTATCGAGTACATGGCACCGGAAGTGGTACGAGGGGGCTCCGCGGGCCACGATATT GCGGTGGACTGGTGGAGCGTGGGCGTGCTCACGTACGAGTTGCTGACTGGCGCGTCTCCTTTTACGGTCGAGGGAGAAAAGAACACCCAGCAGGATATCTCGCGAAGAATACTGAAGACGGATCCACCCATCCCCAGCCACCTGAGTCCCACCGTACAAGATTTTATCCTACGTTTGCTGGTGAAGGATCCGCGACAGAGGCTCGGCGGAGGTCCCGACGACGCCAGAGAGTTAAAGGATCATTCGTTCTTTAGAAAAGCATCGCCTCCGTTCAACTGGCAGACCCTGGAGAGACGACAGATCCCACCGCCCTTCGTTCCTCGCATTGCCCACGAGCTGGACACCAGCAACTTCTCCGACGAGTTCACCAAAATGATAGCCGCGGATAGTCCGGCGGTCGTGCCACCCAATTACGACAAGATCTTCAGAGGTTACTCGTACGTGGCGCCCTCTGTTCTCTTCGGCGACAACGTGGTCAGCAAGGACATCTTCAAAGAAGCGACCAAAGCCAGCACAGAGTCCCAGCGACCGTCCGCGTCGGACGTGCTGGCCGCCAGATTCGAGGAATCCACCTTCTTCCAGACCTACGAGCTGGACCCGCGCGAAGAGGCGCTCGGCGACGGGAGTTTCTCGGTCTGTCGCAAGTGCAGGCATCGGAAAACGCAGCAGGAGTTCGCTGTGAAGATCGTCAGTCGCAGGATCGACTGTGGACGGGAGGCCAACTTGCTGAGGACCTGCCAGGGCCATCCGAACGTGGTGAAGCTGGTCGAGGTCCATCAGGACAGGGCTCACACGTACCTGGTGATGGAGTTGTTATCCGGGGGCGAACTGTTGCGCAGGCCGCGACCCTTCACGGAGCAACAGGCCGGCAGGATAATGCGACACCTGGCGTCCGCTGTGCGCTTCATGCACTCGCGAGGCGTGGTGCACAGAGATCTGAAACCCGAGAACATAGTCTTCGCTCACGATGGCGAGGACTCCTCGGTAAAGATCGTAGACTTTGGATTCGCCAGGGTGAAACGTGGCTGCGAGCCTCTGCACACGCCCTGTTTCACGCTTCCGTACGCCGCGCCGGAAGTGGTGGCCCGACAAGGCTACGACCAGAGCTGCGACCTCTGGAGCCTCGGGGCCATCCTGTACTCCATGCTGTCGGGGAAGCCACTGTTTAGAACAGGCTCCCCGGACCTGGCCACCAGGATCAGAGCGGGTGAGATCGATTTCGACAGCGAGGCGTGGAGCCACGTGTCCAACCTCGCGAAACAGGTCGCCAAGGGTCTGTTGACCGTCGACCCGACCAAAAGACTGACAGCGAGCGGGTTAGCCAATCACGCGTGGCTGGCCGAATCCAGTACTTCCATTGACGTGATCACGTTGGATGTCAACACGACCGCCAGCTTCCTCGAGAAGCCGGAAGGTTTCAGGCTGCGCGAGGTGGACGGCGCGCGGCTAGCGCAGAGGAGGAAGCTGCACAAACGGTCCACTTCCAGCTCCGTGTCCTCCTCCGCGTCCACGGCTTCCTCCAGCCCGTCTGTTCTGCTCCTGCGACCGCCCAGCGCGGCGACGAACCCCGCCACCTCAGCCTCCCCAGCCCAACCGAGCGCCTTCGATTTCGGCGAGGACAAGGTCAACGAGTACCTCAGCTCCCTGTCGTCCTCCTCCGACTCCAACTCGCCGAGGATCACGCAACAGGACACCCCGAAGAAACGACGCAAGCgcgacgacgacgaggacgaGTCCCAATCGAAACGTCACAAGAGGAACGCGGACAGCGGGATCCACAAGAGCAGAATCGGTCCCGTGACCAGGTCCAGAAAGCGAAAACTGGAGGAACAGACCGGAAATGGCGACGGCGGTTCGACGGAGTCGAGCGAGACCTCGTGCGGCGACTCCAGGGACCTCCATCGGAAACAGAAGGCTGGGAAGCGGCCCAAACGACTCGCCACTATCATAGTGGAGTAA